The following coding sequences lie in one Salmo salar chromosome ssa13, Ssal_v3.1, whole genome shotgun sequence genomic window:
- the LOC106568228 gene encoding E3 ubiquitin-protein ligase RNF34 isoform X1 codes for MYKAGASSMWASCCGLLNEVMGTGTVRGQQPGFGAGTGPFRFAPSAGYSTYPPTSSGSAGQLCKACGLAFSVFRRKHICSDCKKSFCALCSVLQESLRCCTTCHLLRGTAFQRPQLMALRVKDLRQYLLLRNIPTDTCREKEDLVDLVLCHQEAGENTLTQGGVEEEEEEEEDADTDSQHSLPHSLHASPPSAAHRSASEQSSLSTSEQSALSTSEQSALSASQGDSPLSRSDSSGTVQNQEHGETPTIPLLHLEPASDPIIEVSPVTQRRIRASLSDLDNEGDIESLSVRQLKEILARNFVNYSGCCEKWELIERVHRLYREDEQNRKSMENVSNINSMSAVVSYPPPICNGAVEDSVKAQLASDDHLCRICMDAVIDCVLLECGHMVTCTKCGMRMSECPICRQYVVRAVHVFKS; via the exons ATGTATAAG GCGGGGGCATCGTCCATGTGGGCGTCATGCTGTGGGCTGCTGAACGAGGTAATGGGCACAGGGACGGTGCGTGGGCAGCAGCCAGGGTTTGGGGCCGGGACGGGGCCCTTCCGCTTTGCCCCCAGCGCCGGGTACTCCACATATCCCCCCACCAGCTCAGGGAGTGCAGGTCAGCTCTGCAAGGCCTGTGGACTGGCCTTCTCCGTCTTCAGGCGCAAG cacatatgcTCGGACTGTAAGAAAAGTTTCTGCGCCCTGTGCTCGGTGCTGCAAGAGAGCCTCCGCTGCTGCACCACCTGCCACCTCCTGCGCGGAACGGCCTTCCAGAGACCACAGCTCATGGCGCTGCGCGTTAAAGACCTGCGCCAGTACCTGCTGCTGCGCAACATCCCCACAGACACCTGCAGGGAGAAGGAGGACCTGGTGGACCTGGTGCTCTGCCACCAGGAAGCTGGAGAAAACACCTTGACACaaggaggtgtagaggaggaggaagaagaggaggaggatgcagaCACAGACAGCCAGCACTCGCTCCCCCACTCCCTCCACGCCTCGCCCCCCTCAGCCGCACACCGCTCCGCCTCGGAGCAGTCGTCTCTCTCCACCTCGGAGCAGTCGGCTCTCTCCACCTCGGAGCAGTCGGCTCTCTCCGCCTCTCAAGGAGACTCTCCTCTCAGCCGGAGTGACAGCTCAGGGACCGTTCAGAACCAG GAGCATGGGGAAACTCCGACCATCCCACTCCTTCACCTGGAACCTGCCAGTGACCCTATCATAGAG GTCAGTCCAGTGACACAGAGGAGGATACGGGCCTCTCTATCTGACCTGGACAACGAAGGGGACATTGAGAGCCTGTCTGTCCGGCAGCTCAAAGAGATTCTGGCCCGTAACTTTGTCAACTACTCTGGCTGCTGTGAGAAGTGGGAGCTGATAGAGCGGGTGCATCGGCTCTACAGAGAGGACGAACAGAACAGGAAGTCCA TGGAAAATGTCAGCAACATCAACAGCATGTCTGCAG TGGTGTCATATCCTCCGCCTATCTGCAATGGTGCAGTGGAAG ACAGTGTGAAGGCTCAGCTGGCCTCTGATGACCACCTATGTCGCATCTGCATGGACGCTGTGATCGACTGTGTGCTGCTGGAGTGCGGTCACATGGTCACCTGTACCAAATGTGGGATGAGGATGAGCGAGTGCCCCATCTGCAGGCAGTACGTGGTGCGAGCCGTGCACGTCTTCAAGTCTTAA
- the LOC106568228 gene encoding E3 ubiquitin-protein ligase RNF34 isoform X2, whose translation MKAGASSMWASCCGLLNEVMGTGTVRGQQPGFGAGTGPFRFAPSAGYSTYPPTSSGSAGQLCKACGLAFSVFRRKHICSDCKKSFCALCSVLQESLRCCTTCHLLRGTAFQRPQLMALRVKDLRQYLLLRNIPTDTCREKEDLVDLVLCHQEAGENTLTQGGVEEEEEEEEDADTDSQHSLPHSLHASPPSAAHRSASEQSSLSTSEQSALSTSEQSALSASQGDSPLSRSDSSGTVQNQEHGETPTIPLLHLEPASDPIIEVSPVTQRRIRASLSDLDNEGDIESLSVRQLKEILARNFVNYSGCCEKWELIERVHRLYREDEQNRKSMENVSNINSMSAVVSYPPPICNGAVEDSVKAQLASDDHLCRICMDAVIDCVLLECGHMVTCTKCGMRMSECPICRQYVVRAVHVFKS comes from the exons ATGAAG GCGGGGGCATCGTCCATGTGGGCGTCATGCTGTGGGCTGCTGAACGAGGTAATGGGCACAGGGACGGTGCGTGGGCAGCAGCCAGGGTTTGGGGCCGGGACGGGGCCCTTCCGCTTTGCCCCCAGCGCCGGGTACTCCACATATCCCCCCACCAGCTCAGGGAGTGCAGGTCAGCTCTGCAAGGCCTGTGGACTGGCCTTCTCCGTCTTCAGGCGCAAG cacatatgcTCGGACTGTAAGAAAAGTTTCTGCGCCCTGTGCTCGGTGCTGCAAGAGAGCCTCCGCTGCTGCACCACCTGCCACCTCCTGCGCGGAACGGCCTTCCAGAGACCACAGCTCATGGCGCTGCGCGTTAAAGACCTGCGCCAGTACCTGCTGCTGCGCAACATCCCCACAGACACCTGCAGGGAGAAGGAGGACCTGGTGGACCTGGTGCTCTGCCACCAGGAAGCTGGAGAAAACACCTTGACACaaggaggtgtagaggaggaggaagaagaggaggaggatgcagaCACAGACAGCCAGCACTCGCTCCCCCACTCCCTCCACGCCTCGCCCCCCTCAGCCGCACACCGCTCCGCCTCGGAGCAGTCGTCTCTCTCCACCTCGGAGCAGTCGGCTCTCTCCACCTCGGAGCAGTCGGCTCTCTCCGCCTCTCAAGGAGACTCTCCTCTCAGCCGGAGTGACAGCTCAGGGACCGTTCAGAACCAG GAGCATGGGGAAACTCCGACCATCCCACTCCTTCACCTGGAACCTGCCAGTGACCCTATCATAGAG GTCAGTCCAGTGACACAGAGGAGGATACGGGCCTCTCTATCTGACCTGGACAACGAAGGGGACATTGAGAGCCTGTCTGTCCGGCAGCTCAAAGAGATTCTGGCCCGTAACTTTGTCAACTACTCTGGCTGCTGTGAGAAGTGGGAGCTGATAGAGCGGGTGCATCGGCTCTACAGAGAGGACGAACAGAACAGGAAGTCCA TGGAAAATGTCAGCAACATCAACAGCATGTCTGCAG TGGTGTCATATCCTCCGCCTATCTGCAATGGTGCAGTGGAAG ACAGTGTGAAGGCTCAGCTGGCCTCTGATGACCACCTATGTCGCATCTGCATGGACGCTGTGATCGACTGTGTGCTGCTGGAGTGCGGTCACATGGTCACCTGTACCAAATGTGGGATGAGGATGAGCGAGTGCCCCATCTGCAGGCAGTACGTGGTGCGAGCCGTGCACGTCTTCAAGTCTTAA